GGGATGGTCGGGGAAGAATCTCGCCGCGCGCTCGACATGCTGGGCGATATTCACGAACCTTCTCCTTCACGCGCAAGTTCCCAACAATCGGGCGCGGGGACGTGTCTGCCGCTCACATCCCTTCCTTGGGCGCATCGAGAGAATCCTGCCGGCTATCGGTGGCGAGCAAACGGTGGCTCGATGGGGCGTGGTGCGCTGAGGCGGTGGGGCGGGGACCGGTGATTACTTCTCTTTACCTTCGGCCATCTGTGCGATGCTCGCTCCGCGCCGTTCCGGAGGAGTCTCCAGCATCCATCTGACGCCGCCTTCGTCCCATCCGCCTTCCCGGAGGATCAATTCCGCGATGGCGAGGAGACCGTCCCTCGCGGCCTCTTGCAGGGACACCCCTTTGCTCTCTGCGAGCGCCGCGTAAAATCCCGCGGCCCATGGTGGGAGGGTAATGTGCACATCCATATGCCTTCGTCTACCTGTATTGCCCCGCTTCGCAGGAAATCAGACGGGCAGCCGTCATCGTCTACTGCCGGTCTCGATGAGAGGAACCACGACGGCCGGCCCCGTACCCCTGGAACATGAGCGCTGAGCCCCCGCTGCCGAATCAGTCTGATCGGATCCTTGCGGCCCTCGCGTATCCGATATGGATCATCGCCCTCGTCATCGTCTTGACGGACATCAAAAAGGATCCGTTCATGCGGCATCACGGGTGGCTTGCGCTCTTTTGGGCGATTGCCTGGGTCATCCTTTTGTTCGGATGGGGGATCGTGGCCAGCCTGCCACTCCTCCACTGGCTGTTCTTCTTCGCCCCCCTCCTCTGGCCCGCGTTTATCATTTCGTCCATCTACTATGCGATCCAAACGTACAATGCCAAGCCGTTTACGATTCCCATTGTGAGCGATTGGGCGCAGCGGTATTCCATGTAAGACCCCCGCCGCGTCGAAGCGCTCCCTTCGGCTCTGAAGTCCCTCCCTGCTGCGCCTCTGTGACGTCCTATATACAGAGGCAAAAGGGCACCCATCTAGACAGGCGAGGCGGACTCGTGGTGACCTCGACTCCATCACGCGGCGAGAAGACATGCAGTTGCTGCTAGGACACTGTCCCAGATGCAACCATCGCGTTGGAAGGGTCCGCGGGCAGTTCTACTGCTTGCGCTGCCATGCATTTCCGCTCGATCCCGGCAAAACGGCTCCCGGAAGCTATCGGGACGAAGAGTTCCCGGATTCCATCTTCTGGTCGGCCGGACGGATCTACGCCTTTTTATATCTGCGTAATCGGCTCGACGACGAAGAACGAGACGGTCCCCGATGACGCTCGCGGGATAGACGCGCCGTCACGGCAATGTGAACATCTCGTTGACGGTCGATGGGCGGCTCCCCCCGTTGACCAGTCCTCCCGCGGGGATGCAGATGGCGTTGCCCACGGTTGCCGCGCCCGTCCCGTGACGAGGCGTCAGCATCGGCTGCATCGTCGTCCACCGGTCCGTGGTCGGGTCGTACGCCTCGTTCTCCGAAAATACGCCGCCGGCCCGCTCGCCGCCGAACACGAAGATCCATCCATTGAGGACGGCCGCGGCCACGCCGCTGCGCGAGGTGGGCAGCGGAGCCCGCGGCAGCCAGGAATCGCCGGACGAATCATACATGTCGTGCAGGCTCGTGTTGTATTCAAAGGTGTTGAACCGGCCGCCGATCGCGTGAATCCTCCCCCCCACCACGACCAGCCCCAGGTGATCGCGGCCCTCCGGCAGCGGCGCGCGCTGGGCCCACGCGTTCGTCGTGGGATCATAGACTTGGTGGACCCCGACGCTGACCACGTCCCGGCCGCCGATGATGTGGAGCTTCCCCCCAAGCTCCACCGCGGCGGCGGCGCCGAGCTTCTGCGGAAGAGGTGCGAGCGCCCGCCACCGGTCCTGCGCGACGTCATACTCATTGGCATCGGCCACGGCGTTTCGGTTCTGCTCGATGAAGCCTCCGAAGGCGTACACCCTGCCGTTGAACCCCACCGTGACGACATGATTCAATCCGCGGGGCATGGGGGCACGATCCCGCCATGTGTTTGAGGCCGCATCGTACTCTTGATTGAAGGGCTGGTCCACACGGCCGCCGGCATAGCCGCCGAGCACATAGACCTTCCCGCCGGCTGTGGCCACTCCGACCTCGGCGCGGGCCAGTGAGAGCGGTGCCTTGGTAAGCCACCGGCCTCGCCCAGACGGCGTGGCAGCGTTCGCGGCCGGCGTGCCGGCCAGTGCGGCGCCCGACCATCCCCAGGCCACTCCCCCGGCGAGGAAGGCCCGGCGCGTCATTGGTGCGATCCTCGGGCTACGCTTCGAGCACGTCAACGCGGACGCCCGAGGGATCAGTGACCGCGATGGCCTTCCCGGCATCTTCGAATGGCACACGGCGATCGCGCAGGTGCGCCCGAAGCGGCTCGAGCATGTCGGCCGGGATGGCCCACGCGTACCGCATCAGGCCGGTTGCCCCTTCTGGTGAGCGCCGGCCTTGCGCCCACGTGTTGAGGCCAACATGGTGATGGTAGCCTCCCACAGAGAGAAACAGCGCCCCGGGGTACGAGCGCTGCGTCACGTCCAAGCCCAGCCCGCCCGCATAGAAGCGTTCCCCCTCGGCTAGATCCCCGACGTGCAGGTGGATGTGACCAAATCGCGTTGCGGGGGAAAGCGGACCCGACGCTTCCGTTTCCCGGAGCAGGCCGGCCATGTCCAACGGCTTGGTCACCATCTCAACCCCGCTGGGACCGACGGACCATGCGTCCTTGGGGCGGTCCCGGTAGAGCTCGATCCCGTTCCCCTCAGGATCCCTGAGATACACCGCTTCGGATACCCCGTGGTCGCTGGCGCCGTCGATCCGCCTCTTCGCTTCGAGAAACCGGCGGATCACGGCGGCAAGGGAGGCGCGATCGGGCTGCAGGAGCGCGAAGTGGTAGAGCCCGATGGACGGGTGGATATGCTTGGGTGCTCCGGGGTCGTGGACGAGTTCGAGCGTGAGCGCCCTCCCGTTCGGCGCCAACTCGACGCGGCTGGCGTCCCGCTTGCGGACGGGCATCCCAAGGGATTCGGAGTAGAAGGGCAGGACTGCTTCAAGATCCCGGACCCGCAGCGCAAGCCCGCGCAGAACGGACGCGGCCGGCAGGCGGAATGCGGTACCGGCGTGCGAAGCGACTCGAGAGCTCATGTTGGTGTCGACAGACTCCTCGCTCACAGGCGAAGTGATGGATTCGGTCCGAGATTTGCGCGGTCCTCCCGTGACCCTGCACCATCGAGGACCAGAGGTGGAGTGAACTTCGCGTCCAAGTGATATAATGTGTGATGAAAGGAGTCACTCAGATGCTAAAGGGAAGAATGGGTGTGCTGACCGGCGTAGCTGTTGTTGCGACGTTCGCGGTCGGGCTCGTCCAAACCCCGGCAGCATTCGCGGATGTGCCATCCCCTGCGGGAACGGTGGGTGGAGGGATCATCATCTTCGCGCCGGCCCCCGTTGTGGCTCCCCTGGTGGCACCCTCCAGTCCGTCCCTCGTCGCGCCGCGGGGCGGGCTCACCGTGCCGGTCCCGACGACCCCCAACGCGCCCGGCCCAGCCCTCGCGAACATCATGCTCCTGACGCCGACGCCGGCCACCGGCTCATTGGTGGTGCCCCTGTCGGGACCGACATTCACACAACTTCAACTCGTGATCCCTGGGCCGAATCCGGCCCAGAATACGACCGTCGGCCTCCAACAACTCCTCAGCACGCTGCTCGCGTCTCCTGTGAAGGGGAGCTCGGGCACGTCCTCTTACGGAACCCCTGTCATTCCGATCACCGTCTACGCATTGCCGTCTAGGTGAAGAACGAGGTACACCGGTAGCGCCCACGCCCCTCTTACGGTAAGAGCTCCACGGCCGGGTGATTCTATCGAGCGTCCTGTAGGTTCGACGGAGTGCCGGCGGTGACGAGCCGGTGGGATCGCCTGACTCGGCGTCAATTCCTGCACTCGGCCGGGGTGATGGGATTGACATCCCCCGCTATCCATCCCGCTCCTCCAAAGGCGGAGGTCAACGGAATGGTGCGGACGGGACTCGAGGTGTTCATCAGGAATCCCCCTGCCGCGCTGCGCGGCAAGCGTGTGGGGCTCATTACGAACCCGAGCGGCGTTGATCCCAACTTCCGGAGTACCGTGGACCTCTTGGCGGCACGCCGCGACCCCCATCTCGTCGCGCTTTTTGGGCCGGAACACAGTATCCGCGGAAACGCCGGCGACACCATCCCAGATACCGTGGACGCCAGGACTGGGCTTCCGGTCTACAGTCTCTACGGCGACGCGAAGGGCCCGACTCCGGCTATGCTCGACGGCCTTGACGCACTCATCTTCGACATTCAAGACATTGGTGCCCGTTTCTACACGTACATCTCAACCATGGCGTTGGCCATGAAGGCAGCGGCGGGGAGCGGGATCCGTTTCGTCGTCCTCGATCGGCCCAACCCATTAGGAGGACAGATGGTGGGGGGCCCTGTTCTGGATCCACCCTGGAGCTCGTTCATCGGCATGTATCCCATTCCCATCATGCACGGGATGACGATCGGAGAGCTGGCCCAACTCTTCAACAACGAATACGGCATCGGTGCCGATCTTCTCGTCGTCCCAATGGACGGCTGGCAGCGGTCGATGTGGTTTGACGACACCGAACTCCCCTGGGTGATCACTTCCCCCAACATTCCACACTTCCAAACGGCGATCTTGTACCCGGCCCTGGGGCCGGTTGGCGACACCAACCTTTCGGTAGGAGTGGGCACCACAAAACCATTTGAGTTTGTCGGCGCGGCCTACGCTCAGCCGTGGCGCCTCCGAGCGGCACTAGAGGCCCGTCATCCCGGGGGGGTCGCCTTCCGGGAAGCCTACTGGCGGGGGGCGCCATGCCCGTCCGCAAGTGGATTCGAGTACGGGGGCGTCGAAATCCGTGTGATTGATCGAACAGCCTATCGCCCGGTGCATCTCATGATGCAAATCCTTGACGCCGTGGTGCGACTCTATCCGGACGAGTTCGAGTGGGGCGCGGCGCATGGGGACCGGTACACCTTCGATTTGGAGATGGGCACCGACCAGGTCCGGCGGGACCTCACCGCGGGGAAGGTGCCGCAGCAGATCGAGGCAGACTGGCAGCCGAAGCTCACGGACTTCCAGAGGATCAGAACTCAATACCTGCTGTACCGCTGACCGTTCGGATCAGTCGGAAACCCGGATCACGGTCGGCCGGCGGCCAGGATGTCAATATGCCTGATCTTCACTGGGTCGAGTGGCCGGTCGCCCGGATCGCGCGGCATGCGCGCGATCCGCTTCACGAGCTCCACAGAATTTTCATCGCACTGGCCAAAGATGGTATAGCCGGTTCCTTTGGGAACGAGGCGGGACCCCCGCTGACATCCGCCCTCGTCAAGACAAGGGTTCAGGCCAGGCTGTGCTTTTTCCGTGATGAAGAATTGCGAGCCGTTCGTGTTGGGGCCGGCATTCGCCATGGCAAGACGCCCTGGACGATCAAAGAGCAGGTCGGCATGCAGTTCGTCTTCAAATTTGTACCCCGGGCCTCCTGTACCCGTCCCCAGCGGATCGCCGCCCTGGATCATGAACTCCGGGATGACGCGATGGAAAATGACCCCGTCATAAAACGGATGGTTGTGTTCAACTTTGCGGGTGCCGGGGTGGATCCAGTCCTTCTTGCCTGTAGCTAGACCAATAAAATTGG
This portion of the bacterium genome encodes:
- a CDS encoding DUF4870 domain-containing protein, whose amino-acid sequence is MSAEPPLPNQSDRILAALAYPIWIIALVIVLTDIKKDPFMRHHGWLALFWAIAWVILLFGWGIVASLPLLHWLFFFAPLLWPAFIISSIYYAIQTYNAKPFTIPIVSDWAQRYSM
- a CDS encoding kelch repeat-containing protein — protein: MTRRAFLAGGVAWGWSGAALAGTPAANAATPSGRGRWLTKAPLSLARAEVGVATAGGKVYVLGGYAGGRVDQPFNQEYDAASNTWRDRAPMPRGLNHVVTVGFNGRVYAFGGFIEQNRNAVADANEYDVAQDRWRALAPLPQKLGAAAAVELGGKLHIIGGRDVVSVGVHQVYDPTTNAWAQRAPLPEGRDHLGLVVVGGRIHAIGGRFNTFEYNTSLHDMYDSSGDSWLPRAPLPTSRSGVAAAVLNGWIFVFGGERAGGVFSENEAYDPTTDRWTTMQPMLTPRHGTGAATVGNAICIPAGGLVNGGSRPSTVNEMFTLP
- a CDS encoding VOC family protein, which codes for MSSRVASHAGTAFRLPAASVLRGLALRVRDLEAVLPFYSESLGMPVRKRDASRVELAPNGRALTLELVHDPGAPKHIHPSIGLYHFALLQPDRASLAAVIRRFLEAKRRIDGASDHGVSEAVYLRDPEGNGIELYRDRPKDAWSVGPSGVEMVTKPLDMAGLLRETEASGPLSPATRFGHIHLHVGDLAEGERFYAGGLGLDVTQRSYPGALFLSVGGYHHHVGLNTWAQGRRSPEGATGLMRYAWAIPADMLEPLRAHLRDRRVPFEDAGKAIAVTDPSGVRVDVLEA
- a CDS encoding DUF1343 domain-containing protein; this encodes MVRTGLEVFIRNPPAALRGKRVGLITNPSGVDPNFRSTVDLLAARRDPHLVALFGPEHSIRGNAGDTIPDTVDARTGLPVYSLYGDAKGPTPAMLDGLDALIFDIQDIGARFYTYISTMALAMKAAAGSGIRFVVLDRPNPLGGQMVGGPVLDPPWSSFIGMYPIPIMHGMTIGELAQLFNNEYGIGADLLVVPMDGWQRSMWFDDTELPWVITSPNIPHFQTAILYPALGPVGDTNLSVGVGTTKPFEFVGAAYAQPWRLRAALEARHPGGVAFREAYWRGAPCPSASGFEYGGVEIRVIDRTAYRPVHLMMQILDAVVRLYPDEFEWGAAHGDRYTFDLEMGTDQVRRDLTAGKVPQQIEADWQPKLTDFQRIRTQYLLYR
- a CDS encoding peptidylprolyl isomerase is translated as MAASNSAVRPTAIIHTTAGDLRCELFPDKAPKTVANFIGLATGKKDWIHPGTRKVEHNHPFYDGVIFHRVIPEFMIQGGDPLGTGTGGPGYKFEDELHADLLFDRPGRLAMANAGPNTNGSQFFITEKAQPGLNPCLDEGGCQRGSRLVPKGTGYTIFGQCDENSVELVKRIARMPRDPGDRPLDPVKIRHIDILAAGRP